Within the Sulfuricurvum sp. genome, the region CGTCAATCTGCCCGGGATTTTGTGGTAGATGAGATCCCTTTATATCCTTTTAGCGGGGATGGAGAGCACTTGGTACTGCATGTCCGCAAAAAAAATCTTTCAACATGGCAAATGATTGATATTTTCAGCAATCATTTGGGAATCAAAGGGCGTGATATCGGTTACGCAGGTCTAAAAGATAAAAATGCTCAGACCAAACAGTATATCTCTCTTCCGCGAAAGTTTGAATCGGTATTGGAAAACTTCGAACATGAGGGGATCAAAATCCTCGAAAAAACGTACCATAACAATAAAATAAGAGTCGGACATCTCAAAGGGAACCGATTTTTTATCCGTTTGAAAAAAGTCAATCCGACAGCGGCGAAGAAAATTCAAGAAGCCCTTAAAATGATCAAGCAAAACGGGATGCCGAATTATTTTGGATTCCAGCGATTCGGATTGGACGGTGAGAACTATAAAAAAGGGCAGGCCATTTTAGCCGGTACGTTAAAAGAACGTAACAAAAAATTAGCTCAATTTTATGTGAACTCGTATCAGAGCTATCTGTTTAACGATTGGTTAAGTCGTCGAATCCAGATATCCAAGTTGGTTGAAGGATTCGGTATTGACGAATTGTGCAGTGTTTTGCCTTTGCCAAAAGACGAACTAGAAGCGATGAAAGCCCAAAAACATCCGTTTAAATTAATACACGGGGATGTGATGATGCATTATCCGTACGGAAAACTGTTTCATTACGAGAGCAGTGAAGAAGTTGAGCGGTTTAACAAACGGGATATCTCAGTCAGCGGGCTTCTCAGCGGTAAACGTGCGACTCGTGCCGTCGGATTGGCGGAGAGCGTTGAAAAAGAGTACGATACCATTACCAGCGGGATTGACGGGGCACGTCGATACGGATGGATTTTCCCTGAAGAGATCGAAGGGGAATACAAAGAGAATGATGCATGGTTTGAACTTCATTTTACCCTTCCAAAAGGGTGTTATGCCACCGTTTTGATCGAAGAGATCGCTAAACGCCCAATTCAAACCGACGAAACTCAGGAGTAAGTATGAAGCAACATTTTACCTCGGCATTGTCCCAAACTTTTGGACGTTTTGCGTCTAAAGAGCATGGGAGAACTTTTCAAAATATGATTAATCGCACCTACGTACGGGCGATGGGATTGGATATGTCTGATTTTGAATCACCCGAATCGTATCCGAGTCTTAATGCTCTCTTTACCCGAAAGTTTCGTCATAAACGATCATTTTCTAACGATCCTCTTGATATGATCAGCCCGTGCGATTCATTGATTACGGAATGCGGAGCGATCAAAGAAGATTTGGCATTACAGATCAAAGGGATGAGCTACAGTGTCGACGGTGTGTTGGGTGAGGGAATTTC harbors:
- the truD gene encoding tRNA pseudouridine(13) synthase TruD; translated protein: MERQYYLPHSPIEFHFRQSARDFVVDEIPLYPFSGDGEHLVLHVRKKNLSTWQMIDIFSNHLGIKGRDIGYAGLKDKNAQTKQYISLPRKFESVLENFEHEGIKILEKTYHNNKIRVGHLKGNRFFIRLKKVNPTAAKKIQEALKMIKQNGMPNYFGFQRFGLDGENYKKGQAILAGTLKERNKKLAQFYVNSYQSYLFNDWLSRRIQISKLVEGFGIDELCSVLPLPKDELEAMKAQKHPFKLIHGDVMMHYPYGKLFHYESSEEVERFNKRDISVSGLLSGKRATRAVGLAESVEKEYDTITSGIDGARRYGWIFPEEIEGEYKENDAWFELHFTLPKGCYATVLIEEIAKRPIQTDETQE